Proteins co-encoded in one Arachis hypogaea cultivar Tifrunner chromosome 13, arahy.Tifrunner.gnm2.J5K5, whole genome shotgun sequence genomic window:
- the LOC112737532 gene encoding protein DETOXIFICATION 40 isoform X2 translates to MGSASENLPSTPPSPCLSSFSSSKHDFHESNNGELERILSDTSVPRSKRLGAATWIEFKLLFYLAAPAVIVYVINYVMSMSTQIFSGHLGNLELAASSLGNNGIQIFAYGLMLGMGSAVETLCGQAYGAQKFEMLGVYLQRSTILLSIAGIVLTFIYIFSEPILVFLGESPRIASAAALFVYGLIPQIFAYAVNFPIQKFLQAQSIVAPSAYISTATLAIHVLLSWLVVYKVGLGLLGASLVLSFSWWVIVVAQFVYIVKSERCKDTWRGFSVQAFSGLPEFFKLSAASAVMLCLETWYFQILVLLAGLLPHPELALDSLSICTTVSGWVFMISVGFNAAASVRVSNELGARNPRSASFSVVVVTVISFVLSVIIAIVVLLLRDVISYVFTEGEEVAAAVSDLCPLLALSIVLNGIQPVLSGVAVGCGWQTFVAYVNVGCYYGVGIPLGSVLGFYFKLSAKGIWIGMLGGTVLQTLILMWVTFRTDWTKEVEEASKRLNKWDENKEPLLKN, encoded by the exons ATGGGTTCTGCTTCAGAAAATCTCCCTTCAACACCACCATCACCATGTTTATCATCATTTAGTTCTTCAAAGCATGATTTTCATGAATCAAATAATGGTGAACTTGAGAGGATCCTGTCGGACACAAGTGTTCCTCGTTCAAAGAGACTTGGAGCGGCCACGTGGATTGAGTTCAAGCTGCTATTTTACCTTGCTGCCCCTGCAGTTATAGTGTATGTCATCAACTATGTTATGTCTATGTCAACACAAATTTTCTCAGGGCATCTTGGTAATCTTGAGCTTGCTGCCTCTTCCCTGGGAAACAATGGCATCCAAATCTTTGCTTATGGTCTCATG TTGGGGATGGGTAGTGCTGTAGAGACATTATGTGGACAAGCATACGGGGCACAAAAATTCGAAATGCTTGGAGTATATCTACAAAGATCAACAATCCTTTTATCAATAGCAGGTATAGTCCTAACATTCATCTACATATTCTCGGAGCCCATTTTGGTCTTTTTAGGAGAATCCCCAAGAATCGCATCGGCAGCAGCACTTTTCGTGTACGGCCTAATCCCACAAATATTTGCGTACGCCGTAAACTTCCCAATCCAGAAGTTTCTACAGGCACAAAGCATAGTGGCACCGAGCGCGTACATCTCAACCGCGACGTTGGCGATTCACGTGCTGTTGAGTTGGTTGGTGGTGTACAAGGTGGGGTTGGGTTTGTTAGGAGCGTCGTTGGTGTTGAGCTTTTCGTGGTGGGTGATAGTGGTGGCGCAGTTTGTGTACATTGTGAAGAGTGAGAGGTGTAAGGACACGTGGCGGGGGTTTAGCGTTCAAGCGTTTTCCGGGCTGCCGGAGTTTTTTAAGCTGTCTGCTGCTTCGGCTGTGATGCTGTGTCTTGAGACGTGGTACTTTCAGATTCTTGTTCTGCTTGCTGGCTTGTTGCCTCACCCTGAGTTGGCCCTTGATTCACTTTCTATTTG TACCACGGTGTCTGGATGGGTGTTCATGATCTCAGTAGGATTTAACGCTGCTGCAAG TGTGAGAGTGAGCAACGAGCTAGGAGCTAGGAATCCAAGATCAGCATCATTCTCAGTGGTGGTAGTGACAGTGATATCATTCGTGTTATCAGTGATAATAGCAATAGTGGTTCTATTATTGAGGGATGTCATAAGCTATGTCTTCACCGAAGGAGAAGAGGTTGCTGCTGCTGTCTCTGATCTCTGCCCTCTCCTCGCTCTTTCCATTGTCCTCAACGGCATTCAGCCCGTCTTATCCG GGGTGGCCGTTGGATGTGGATGGCAAACTTTCGTTGCATATGTAAACGTTGGTTGCTACTATGGAGTTGGCATACCATTGGGCTCGGTTCTTGGTTTCTATTTTAAGCTCAGTGCCAAG GGAATATGGATTGGAATGCTCGGTGGCACGGTTTTGCAAACACTTATTTTGATGTGGGTCACATTTCGAACGGATTGGACTAAAGag GTTGAAGAAGCATCAAAGAGGTTGAATAAGTGGGACGAAAATAAGGAGCCACTTCTGAAGAACTGA
- the LOC112737532 gene encoding protein DETOXIFICATION 40 isoform X1, with protein MGSPPSNHVYDVDEPLLTPSTPPQPLQNLSFSSKHDESSNTGELERILSDTSVPLSKRVGAATWIELKLLFYLAAPAVIVYLINYVMSMSTQIFSGHLGNLELAAASLGNTGIQVFAYGLMLGMGSAVETLCGQAYGAQKFEMLGVYLQRSTILLSIAGIVLTFIYIFSEPILVFLGESPRIASAAALFVYGLIPQIFAYAVNFPIQKFLQAQSIVAPSAYISTATLAIHVLLSWLVVYKVGLGLLGASLVLSFSWWVIVVAQFVYIVKSERCKDTWRGFSVQAFSGLPEFFKLSAASAVMLCLETWYFQILVLLAGLLPHPELALDSLSICTTVSGWVFMISVGFNAAASVRVSNELGARNPRSASFSVVVVTVISFVLSVIIAIVVLLLRDVISYVFTEGEEVAAAVSDLCPLLALSIVLNGIQPVLSGVAVGCGWQTFVAYVNVGCYYGVGIPLGSVLGFYFKLSAKGIWIGMLGGTVLQTLILMWVTFRTDWTKEVEEASKRLNKWDENKEPLLKN; from the exons ATGGGTTCTCCTCCTTCAAACCATGTCTATGATGTTGATGAACCTTTGCTAACACCTTCAACACCACCACAACCTCTGCAAAATTTATCATTTAGTTCGAAGCACGATGAATCATCAAATACTGGTGAACTTGAGAGGATACTGTCAGACACAAGTGTTCCTCTTTCAAAGAGAGTTGGAGCAGCAACATGGATTGAGTTAAAGTTACTATTTTACCTTGCTGCCCCTGCAGTTATAGTGTATCTCATTAACTATGTTATGTCCATGTCCACACAAATATTCTCTGGTCATCTTGGTAATCTTGAGCTTGCTGCTGCTTCCCTTGGAAACACTGGCATCCAAGTCTTTGCCTACGGCCTCATG TTGGGGATGGGTAGTGCTGTAGAGACATTATGTGGACAAGCATACGGGGCACAAAAATTCGAAATGCTTGGAGTATATCTACAAAGATCAACAATCCTTTTATCAATAGCAGGTATAGTCCTAACATTCATCTACATATTCTCGGAGCCCATTTTGGTCTTTTTAGGAGAATCCCCAAGAATCGCATCGGCAGCAGCACTTTTCGTGTACGGCCTAATCCCACAAATATTTGCGTACGCCGTAAACTTCCCAATCCAGAAGTTTCTACAGGCACAAAGCATAGTGGCACCGAGCGCGTACATCTCAACCGCGACGTTGGCGATTCACGTGCTGTTGAGTTGGTTGGTGGTGTACAAGGTGGGGTTGGGTTTGTTAGGAGCGTCGTTGGTGTTGAGCTTTTCGTGGTGGGTGATAGTGGTGGCGCAGTTTGTGTACATTGTGAAGAGTGAGAGGTGTAAGGACACGTGGCGGGGGTTTAGCGTTCAAGCGTTTTCCGGGCTGCCGGAGTTTTTTAAGCTGTCTGCTGCTTCGGCTGTGATGCTGTGTCTTGAGACGTGGTACTTTCAGATTCTTGTTCTGCTTGCTGGCTTGTTGCCTCACCCTGAGTTGGCCCTTGATTCACTTTCTATTTG TACCACGGTGTCTGGATGGGTGTTCATGATCTCAGTAGGATTTAACGCTGCTGCAAG TGTGAGAGTGAGCAACGAGCTAGGAGCTAGGAATCCAAGATCAGCATCATTCTCAGTGGTGGTAGTGACAGTGATATCATTCGTGTTATCAGTGATAATAGCAATAGTGGTTCTATTATTGAGGGATGTCATAAGCTATGTCTTCACCGAAGGAGAAGAGGTTGCTGCTGCTGTCTCTGATCTCTGCCCTCTCCTCGCTCTTTCCATTGTCCTCAACGGCATTCAGCCCGTCTTATCCG GGGTGGCCGTTGGATGTGGATGGCAAACTTTCGTTGCATATGTAAACGTTGGTTGCTACTATGGAGTTGGCATACCATTGGGCTCGGTTCTTGGTTTCTATTTTAAGCTCAGTGCCAAG GGAATATGGATTGGAATGCTCGGTGGCACGGTTTTGCAAACACTTATTTTGATGTGGGTCACATTTCGAACGGATTGGACTAAAGag GTTGAAGAAGCATCAAAGAGGTTGAATAAGTGGGACGAAAATAAGGAGCCACTTCTGAAGAACTGA